Within the bacterium genome, the region ACGTTCCCCGACGGGTCCTCGCACAGCACCTGACGCCCGCCCGGACCGGTGAGGATCTCGTTTCTGAACGGGACCCCCGCACGCCGGAGGCGTGAGACCAGCGCGTCGAGACCGTCGACCTGGACGACGAACCGATTCCATCCGCCAGGCTCGGGCCGGCGGCCGTCCGGCATCGGCCGGGACGCCGACGCCTTGGGTCCCGCGAGCCACAACGTCAGGTCGTCCCGCTCGAGAATGGCCATGTTGGGTCCGAACTGCCGGAGCAGCACGAAGCCGAGGTGTGCGGTATAGAACGCGACCGCCGCGTCCACGTCGCGGACGATGTATCTGATCGACGCCATCTTCCGTCCCTCCGCCTTGGCAGTCCGCGGGCGCCTTACGGGGACGCTTTCAGGTCTCGCAGCGCGCGCTCGACCTCGCCGAGCTGGGCCTGCGACACGGCGTAGCGGTCGCCCTGCCCTTCGTGGTGCTCG harbors:
- a CDS encoding VOC family protein, whose amino-acid sequence is MASIRYIVRDVDAAVAFYTAHLGFVLLRQFGPNMAILERDDLTLWLAGPKASASRPMPDGRRPEPGGWNRFVVQVDGLDALVSRLRRAGVPFRNEILTGPGGRQVLCEDPSGNVIELFQPA